GAATTCCAGAAAGAGGTGGTGCAAGTTGATGATATCGATTACGAGACCCACTATAATTTGGGAATCGCCTACAAGGAAATGGGGCTTCTGAATGAAGCGATTATCGAATTCAAGCAGGCCATGAACGGGCCGGAACGCTTCATTGATTCATGCAACATGCTGGCGGCATGCCATCAGGAGAACGGCAATCATTCGGAGGCGATCAAGCTTCTGGAACGGGCTCTTTCAGACCCTCAATGCGGCGAGGCTCAGGGCCAATGGCTGCGGTACGACCTGGCCGCCCTTTATGAGAAGGAATCGCGACCGGAAGAAGCCCTGGCCCTATTCGGTGAGATCGCGAAGGTTGATCCTAATTTTAAAGACGCTGCCCAACGGATTAAACATCTGGAAGGGATGCTTGGAAAACCTAAACGGAAGGCGTCGGCAACTCCGGTAAAACGGGATGAAGAAGATGAAGATGTGGATGCCATGATGGAGCGGATTTTCGGCGATTCGTCTCCGGCCACCAAGGCGCAAAGCGGCCAAGGTGCCGGCCGGGACGGTTTAAAAGACGACTCCAAGAAGAAGGATCGGATATCTTATCTTTAAGGACGACGCCGCGCGATGAGCTATCTTGACCATTACAATCTCAAAGAAGAGCCATTCTCAACTTCAGTCGACAATCGGTTTTATTACAACAGCACGCAGCACGCGGAGGCGCTGGTCCGGCTCAAATACGCGGCCGAGCAGAGGAAAGGCCTGGCGCTTCTGGTCGGGGATGTCGGAGCCGGAAAAACCACATTGGCCCGAAGGCTATTGGATGAGCTGGATGAAAGCAGCTACGAATCCGCCCTTCTGATTGTTATCCATAGCTCGATCACCTCCGAATGGCTTCTTCGAAAAATTTCGGTTCAGTTGGGCGTCGAGAAACCGGCCGAGGGTAAAACGGACCTGCTCGGACAGTTGTACAACCGCCTGGCGGAGATTCATGATAAAAAGAAAAGAGCCGTCGTCCTGATCGACGAGGCGCAGATGCTCCAGACCAAGGAGGTCATGGAGGAGTTTCGCGGTATTCTCAATATTGAATTGGACGGTCATAAATTAATCACCTTCATTTTATTCGGCCTGCCGGAGGTGGACCAGCATCTGGCGCTCGATGAACCCTTGAGGCAGCGGGTGGCCATCCGCTATCATCTCCAGGCCTTTACGGAAGGATCTTCCGAGGATTATATGAAATACCGGCTCCAGATCGCCGGCTGCAAAAAGGACCTCTTCACCAAATCGGCCTATTCGGCGGTTCATCAATTTGCCAAAGGCATCCCCCGCCTCATCAACACACTCTGCGACAACGCCCTCCTGGAAGGCTATCTTCGGAAGAAGGATCGGATCGACCACGACATGATACGCGAAATCGCGGTCGACTTGAAACTGGTCAACAAATAGGCCGCGATTATCGGATCGTGTTGGGCGCCGGTTTTCCCTTCAGGACCGCTTGGATGTTCTCGATCACCATCCATCCCATTCGGATGCGGGTCTCGACCGTGGCGCTGCCGAGATGGGGGAGCAACACCATATTGGGCAGGTTCAACAGGCCTTTTTGAACACGGGGTTCCTCCTCAAAAACATCGAGCCCGGCCCCGGCGATTCTTCCCTTCCTCAACGCCGTCGCCAGAGCCATCTCGTCCACCACGGGACCTCTCGCCGTGTTGATGAGAAGCGCCGTGCTTTTCATGACGTCGAATGCCCGGCGATCGATCAGGTGGCGGGTTTCGGAGGCGAGCGGGACATGCAGGCTGACGATATCGGCGGCCGCCAGCAAACGGGAGAGCGGCCGGTAGGCGACGCGGAATCTTTTCTCGACGGGCGGCGGGAGACGCCGGCGGTTGTGATAGATCAGACGCATTCCGAAGCCCGCGGCTCTTTCGGCCACGGCCCGTCCGATCCGGCCCATTCCGATGATGCCCAGTGTCTTTCCGGAGACCTCCATTCCCAGAAGCTGGGTGGGATTCCATCCCGTCCATCGGCCGGTCCGTACGAGCCGGTCGGCTTCCGGGACGCGCCGCGCGAGGCTCAGGATCAAGGCCCAGGTCAGATCGGCGGTGGCCTCCGTGAGCACGCCCGGAGTGTTGGTCACGACGATCTCCCGCGCGGCGGCCGCTTTCAGATCGATGTTGTTATAACCGACGGCATAATTCGCGATGACCTTCAAGCGGGGATGGCCGCCGATCACTTCCTCATCGACGGGATCCGACAACATCGAGATCAGCGCCGGTCTCCCCCGAAGGCCGCGCATCAGTTCCGCTTTTGTGATCGGCCGGTCGCGGACGTTGTATTTCAGATCAAACAGCGTTTTCAGCCGATGCATCACGGGCGTCGGCAAAACGCGCGTGAGAAAGACGCCGGGTTTCATTCAATCTCCTCTTTGAAGGGGCTCGCGTCGCCGCCATGATCCATGGGGGCCCGTGCGAAGAATAGATTCCGCGTCCTCCGACCCGCCTGCCGGCAGGCAGGCGCCCCCGCGCCCCGCGCTCGGACCGGCAAAGCCAGATCCTCGCTTTATCCACCGGTAAAGCCGGATGGAGCCGCCGAAGGACAGGACCCGCCGATGGAACAGGATAAAAGATCCTTGTATTAGTATTTTAAAGCGTCATCATATATAATCAGCCGCGGGTTTGCAATCACTCGTGATGATCAATCACAACCGGATCAAATGGGCCGTTGCGTTGGCGTTGGTTTTTGCGTCGGCGGGGCTTATCGTCCGCCCGGTCGCGCGCGTTCCCCCGGTTCCGGACGGATCGACCTTTCGAATGACGCTTTCCAACGAGCCGCCGACGCTCGATTGGAATCTCGCCACCGACAGCGTTTCGTTCGACGTCCTGATCAACCTCATGGAAGGCCTCACGGAGTACGACGAGCAACTCCGGCCGCGGCCCGCCGTCGCCCGTTCCTGGGAGGTCGCGCCGGACGGCCGGACCTATCTTTTTCACCTTCGCGAGGACGCCCGCTGGAGCGACGGGAAACCGGTCACGGCCGGAGATTTCGAGTATTCCTGGAAGCGCCTATTGGATCCGAAAACCGCGGCGGAATATGCTTATTTCCTATACGATATCGAGGGCGCGGAGGACTACAATACCGGAAAAACCGACCGTCCGGATTCGGTCGGCGTTCGCGCGCTGGACGACCGGCGGCTTGAAGTCCGGCTGCGGAAGCCGATCGTTTTCTTCCCGAGCATCACCACGTTCATGGTCACCTTCCCGATGCGCCGCGACGTCGTCGAGAAATTCGGCGAGCGGTGGACCGAGCCCGGCCATCTCGTCACCGAGGGGCCCTTTATGCTTGACGAATGGCGGCACGAGTACAAGCTCACCCTGCGGCCCAACCCGTATTATTACGGTGAACGGCCCGCGCTTTCAAAGATCGTGATGTTCGTCGTCAACGAAACCGCGACCGCCTTGACCCTGTATGAGACCGGCGATCTGGAGATGGCCACCCTGCCGCCCGAGGCGATGTCCGCCTACCGGGGGAAGACCGAGTATGTTTCCGCGCCGATTCTGCGGGGGTATTATTACGGCTTCAATGTTCTGAAACCCCCTTTCAGCGATCCGCGGGTCCGTCGTGCCTTTTCGATGGCGGTCGACCGAAGGGAATTCCCGGCGATCTTAAAACGCGGAGAGATCCCGGCCTCCTTTTGGATCCCGCCGGGCATGCCGTACTACAACCCCGCCCTCGGCCTGCCCTTCGATCCCGAAGGCGCGCGCCGCTTGCTGGCCGATGCGGGTTATCCCGGCGGACGCGGCTTTCCGACCGTCACGGCGGCCTTTAATACCGCTCCGGAGAACAGTCTGATCGCCGAGAACCTTCAGGCGCAGTGGAAACGGAACCTGGGCGTGGAGGTTTTGCTGGACAACCAGGAATGGAAGGTCTATCTAAAACAGCTTCAGACCGACCCGCCGCCCTTGTTCCGGTTGGGCTGGGGGGCCGACTATCCCGATCCGGATAACTTCATGAATCTCTTTACCTCGACCAGTGGAAATAACCGGACTCGCTGGAAAAACGACCGCTACGATGCGCTCATCCGTTCGGCCGCGGCCGAGCCCGATCCGCACCGGCGGCAGGCGGCCTACGACGAGGCGCAGCGGATTCTGCTGGAAACGGACGCGGCGATCATGCCGCTCTTTGTCGCCACGCAGAACTGGGTGATCAAGCCGTACGTGCGGGGACTTCGGGTCAACGCACTGGAGCTGCTCGAGTTCAAGAACGTTCATCTGGAGAGGCCGTGATCCGCTTTATCCTGGGAAGGTTGGCCTGGGGAGTCCCGGTGTTGTGGCTGGTGGCCACGGCCACCTTCATACTGATGCACGTCGTTCCGGGCGGACCCTTCGACCAGGAAAAA
This genomic window from Nitrospiria bacterium contains:
- a CDS encoding AAA family ATPase translates to MSYLDHYNLKEEPFSTSVDNRFYYNSTQHAEALVRLKYAAEQRKGLALLVGDVGAGKTTLARRLLDELDESSYESALLIVIHSSITSEWLLRKISVQLGVEKPAEGKTDLLGQLYNRLAEIHDKKKRAVVLIDEAQMLQTKEVMEEFRGILNIELDGHKLITFILFGLPEVDQHLALDEPLRQRVAIRYHLQAFTEGSSEDYMKYRLQIAGCKKDLFTKSAYSAVHQFAKGIPRLINTLCDNALLEGYLRKKDRIDHDMIREIAVDLKLVNK
- a CDS encoding D-glycerate dehydrogenase: MKPGVFLTRVLPTPVMHRLKTLFDLKYNVRDRPITKAELMRGLRGRPALISMLSDPVDEEVIGGHPRLKVIANYAVGYNNIDLKAAAAREIVVTNTPGVLTEATADLTWALILSLARRVPEADRLVRTGRWTGWNPTQLLGMEVSGKTLGIIGMGRIGRAVAERAAGFGMRLIYHNRRRLPPPVEKRFRVAYRPLSRLLAAADIVSLHVPLASETRHLIDRRAFDVMKSTALLINTARGPVVDEMALATALRKGRIAGAGLDVFEEEPRVQKGLLNLPNMVLLPHLGSATVETRIRMGWMVIENIQAVLKGKPAPNTIR
- a CDS encoding peptide ABC transporter substrate-binding protein encodes the protein MINHNRIKWAVALALVFASAGLIVRPVARVPPVPDGSTFRMTLSNEPPTLDWNLATDSVSFDVLINLMEGLTEYDEQLRPRPAVARSWEVAPDGRTYLFHLREDARWSDGKPVTAGDFEYSWKRLLDPKTAAEYAYFLYDIEGAEDYNTGKTDRPDSVGVRALDDRRLEVRLRKPIVFFPSITTFMVTFPMRRDVVEKFGERWTEPGHLVTEGPFMLDEWRHEYKLTLRPNPYYYGERPALSKIVMFVVNETATALTLYETGDLEMATLPPEAMSAYRGKTEYVSAPILRGYYYGFNVLKPPFSDPRVRRAFSMAVDRREFPAILKRGEIPASFWIPPGMPYYNPALGLPFDPEGARRLLADAGYPGGRGFPTVTAAFNTAPENSLIAENLQAQWKRNLGVEVLLDNQEWKVYLKQLQTDPPPLFRLGWGADYPDPDNFMNLFTSTSGNNRTRWKNDRYDALIRSAAAEPDPHRRQAAYDEAQRILLETDAAIMPLFVATQNWVIKPYVRGLRVNALELLEFKNVHLERP